Below is a genomic region from Xiphophorus couchianus chromosome 9, X_couchianus-1.0, whole genome shotgun sequence.
TGTGCAAAcaactgtttatttaaattgttttaaagttttgatactaataataatttgatgctaaAGTCTGAAAAGATAAAGTATATCCTTATCTGTACAACCGATACCATAGTTCATTCTCCTAATgtcacaactttattcttgtaatattattaatttattctcgtaacaaaaaaaataaccaggCTCTCATATTCCATTAGAGTTCACCTGAATTCTAAGTGCAAATAAATTTAAGAAGTAAAACGCGcctgtcaaacaagatggctgccctAGGCATTCTGACAGCACTCTGAACTTTAGAAACCCAAAGAGTGCAtcgttgggggaaaaaatccagattttccaaaaatgtaattgtcAAAAGCCTGTCATTAAAGCTAAAGAATTCAAATTGTTAAGTTTAAATTCTCACCAGAGTTGCATACATTCTCATTTCATCATGCGAGTTGTACCACATggctcatgtttgttttgtttgtcccTTCTCTTTTAGCATCGAAAGAAAAATAGCCACTATATCACTGGAGAGCAGAGATGGTCATGGTAGGCTGGGTGACGGGGAACGAGGTAAGAAGAGAAAACCGCACGTTTTGGGAAATGTTTTGCTCATGTAGCGTTTTATTGGTTATTAGGAAATCGACTGTCTTCTTTCCACCCAGGAAGGAAATCTGGCAGCAGCAGTGGTAACAGTACAGGCAGTGAGGCTTCCTCTTCATCCTTTTGTTCAAACAGCAAGTGGAAATCAACGTTTTCCCCCATATCAGACCCCAAGCAACCCAACTCGGACCTCAGGCAGGGGGGCTCCCCGTTCAGCACGGGGGGTTCGAGCCGAAGCACAGACTCCGACTCGGACTACAAGCAGCAGAATGGGAGGAAAGCGGGCGACGGGGATTCCTCCAGCTACATGACCCCCAACCCTTTCCTCAGTCAGGAGACGGGAACGTGGGCAGTAGCAAGCAGCAGCGTCCAGGGAGGGACCGCTTCAGACCAGCGGCAGGTCCTTCAGAAGCAGAAGGGCCCCCGCGACTGGGAGCTGAAGACCACCAGCAGCATGGCCAGTCAGAACCTCTTCATCGCTGCCGCTGCCGCCACCAGCGGAGGCGGCATTCTGAATGGGAAAGTTGGGGGCAGTCCTGTGGCGGTATCCTCAACCACTGGGTCAGCGATGGGGCAGTACCTGGGCTCCCAGTTTCCACTTGGAGGAGCCTCAGTCCTGCAGTCCTTGTTCGGGGCCCAGACGGGTGTCACTGTGAACGGGACCTCCCGGCTCGTGAACGGACACTCTGCCCTCGGCAGCTTCGCCAGCGCGGGGCTGGCAgggggagcagcagcaggaggtgAGCGTCACTGATTATCTAGCAGGTTATCATCAAATGTAGGAACAGTCAGAGTGAGCTCTTAGTTTTATGCATGAGAAAGGTGAGTGGGAACACTGCattgctctgttttttgttttttgctttttgtctgaaTGACAGACTTTCTGTGCTGCTTTGCTTCCTACATGGACTGGCTGCTTGAATGATGCAATTAGAAACACCCCGGGACAATGTTGGGAACGAATGAAGGAATTCTGTAacaaaaatgaatagaaaacacaaaacattgacaaaaaaaagttgaatgttTAATCCCTTGTCATTTTCCTGGGGTGTATATATTTGAGTTTTGTATCAGAGTCAGTTTGCTAAATCCTGTTTCTCcgtaaattaatttaatctcttACAGGgctgggcatttatcgtatcgtttatcatttattgcaaaaaaacttcttatgataagaattttggtttattgttgacttggtaaattattattattatttaacattaaataatgttattgaaaattaaaattattgaaaatgttatttttctccacTTAGTTCCACGAGAGAATCagaaaatatcagtaaattggaagatgtgacaaaatgcagttactgtgcaGTTTAATAATACAAATCTTTAAGTAAGTGGCGTCCTGAAGAATCTTGTTTCAAGTGGGAaggcttttcaaaaataatgtttgtggTGCTATGAATGCTGTTTCATGCAGTCACAGACATACAAAGTAAAGTACGGTAGTATAATTTTTATCGTTATCACTATAGTACCACAAATTATCGcgataaaattaatatttcttgGCCCACCCATTGTctcttgtgtttctgcagctaGCAGTGGACTGactctgtttgctttttttgcctGCTTGTCTCAGACTTGCCTGGCGCTTGTGCTCAACCCGGCTCAGCCCTTGCTTCTCTCTTTgtccctctctcctctctctctccgctGCTGTCATCTGCTCTGTCTTTTTCCGCTCTCCACTCTCTCGCCCGTTTCTGCTGTGTGATTTTCAGGTATTTTTCACCATGTGGTTCCCTCAGCGTCCTCCCATCAGTTTGGGGCGACGCTGTCCACCTCTGGAGGCCTCAGCTCTCTGCTCagtctctcctcctcttcctctgcctccCCCCAAACCCAACAGCACACCACCGCTCCGCCTGCCCCCACGCGCCTCACCTCTGTGTCTTCATCTGTCCCACTCTCGCCGTCCCAGGCCCAGCACAGCCGCACACAGTCAGTGCTGCACAGCCCCTCCCCTCCCACTCTCTTGCTGCCCCCTCCACCGCCCCTTCACAGTgtcccttcctcctcctcttcctcttcagcCTCCACACACCCTGACGTCTCGCCGTCTTCTAGGTCAGACCCCCTCCACCCCTCGCGTCTGCCCCAGCCGTCCCTCCATCACCAGCGAATACACTTATCTCTCTCGCTTTCCATCACCACCTCCTCCACTGCTTCAACTTCTGTCTGCACCACTGTCGCTGCTTCCCCCTCCGTCCCCTCTTCGTCTCTGTCCACCTTGTCCTCGTCTCGTCCATTCGCAGTGCACTACTCCCCCCGGCTGCCCCTTCCCCCACCGCCGAGCGTCTCAGGCGGTGGCGGGAGCATGTGGAGGACTCAGGGTATGCATGGGCCCCACACCGCCGCCCAGATCCCCGGCTCCCGACTCAGATAGCGTTTGGGCCAAGGGGCAGTGGGGAGGAGGGGATGAAGAGGGGAAGGGCGGAGGGCGATCAGTGAGTGGATAGAGAAAGatagggagagagagagacaggatACCTGTTTTCCCTGTTTTTCTACCAGATGTTGTTCAGAATGAACAAGGTAAGAAGACTAACAAATgtcttggttgttttttttttttagcgttTCAGAGTGTGTGTTGTTAaggtattcacaccccttgaccATTCCATATTTTGTCAGAGTGCTGCAGCAAAAATCTATGTATTTTAATAGGATTTTGTGTGAGACCTGAAAGTAGTGCATAACTTAAGTGCATGGTTCTCAAACTCTTTTGCACATAAGAACTGAAAAACGTGGTatgcatttctgttgttttgctgCAACCTAACCGTAAAGGACTTGACACACGGAGTAACAAACGTATCGCAATCCTGATAGCCAATGTCCTGAAATATTTGTCAAGGTTCTTAGTATTCGGCCTTGGCCTTAGTCTGGACCCCATCCCTGCTCTCATTTCTCTTGAGAATGTGTGATTCTTTAGAGAAAAAGTACAAACTATTCACTGGGATGTGTATTTCTAGATTCAACACAGtaacattcaaaacttttttaaaactattagcTTTGGTTGCTTGTCAATCTTATCAGCTTAAAAAGGTAAAacttttgtagcatttttttttgtgctaaatttGCAACACTGTTGCTTGAATTTAGTGTGCCTATGTAGGCCACGTCTTCTCAGCACTGCTGCCACCTATTGACTAGAGGCTTGCTTATGGAACAAGCATGAATAAAGACCCTTGTACTAAAACCtcctgttattgtttttttttttttactaatttggTGACTTTGGAAAGCAGATGGTTGCACTAGATATCATTTGCATATACCTGAGTAGAAAATTGctaatttattcaaatgtttgatAACCTTTCACTTCAGATATTCAcaaccttttgttgttttatcacATAATGTTGCAGTAAGCTGCATTAAATTGTTGTTTGTACCATGACTAAATATGAGAAAGGCTCAAGGGGCGCAAAGACTCTCCCAAAGCACTGCATGCtgctttgttgttgctgtgtgaAATGTCCTGAGTGACCGACTGTGTGGTCTTCTGTGTGTGACTGTTTCAGGTATTTGATGCGAACTACCTCAGCTACAACATAAACTATGCAAATGTCCAGGCGTGGACCAAGGCACACTCCTCATTTACTGGTGCTTCAAACTGTCTGCACTACCCCACCGCCTCCAAGACCGGCTTCTTACGGGGAAAATCTGGGACAcgcgcacacactcacactaaGGACCACTGTGGTCACCTGGAGCAGAATCTGCAGTGAAgagtcttgtttctgtttgatgaATGAAGATTTAAAACCTGAAAGTCAGCCATCAGAGAGAGAAATAATTGTATCAGTTTCATCTTAAAGTTGCTCAGATTAAGTTGTGGTAACAAGGAAGGAATAAAATCCtttagaaaaatgaaatcacAGCATGAAGCACACATCCTGTCAGCCGAATCAGGTGCCACACTCCTTCCAAAGCTTCACttcatgagtgtgtgtgtgtgtgtctgtgtgtgtgtgtttgtacactgaaacacacaaccCAGAGCCAGTTGACAGAACTGGACTCAGATATCATGCAGCTTTGCCTCGCTGCATGCATGTTCTCTTACCCAATCTTCCCTATGAAGTTGAGCAtgtgttgcattttttgttaaagaGTCTGAAGCAAGATGAGGATCATTTGGTTTAACTTCACACTGGATATTAGGATGCAGATGTTCCAGTCTTGGGTGGTTAATTTGACACcctaatgttttctaaaaaccaaaaaaagatcattttgagtttctgagGCATTGATTATGAATTGAAATTCAGCCTGGAGTCAAATTAGACATTGGAATGAGGCGCGATTGACCGTATTTTCATCTAATATCAAGCATTTAGCATATCAGCAAGACTTATTTTGTGATACTTATCACAGTTCAGACATTTCTCCTCTTAATAATTTAactaatgaatgaaaaatatggaaaacatcTATAGATGTTGCAACAATGTTCTGATTTTTAGTCCTAGGGGTTCACATTACTAGTCGAGTATGTTTCAAtctaaaaagattaaattaaattaaattcactaAGTCACATGACTCTCTGAGAAGGCAGCGGCTCTGTAGCAGCGGCTTGTTGTCGGAGTTTAGTTGAAGTTTGTGAAAAAGCTTAAAAGCAGGTTTACAGAATTAGAGAATTCAACTAGTTTCTCTAtttattaagatttttgtttctaagTCAGTTTGGTTAAGTCACACTACTACTTGGAATCATTTCTGCAGccgggtttttttgtttttgttttttaaacagaacTTAAGCTAAATTTTGCCCTATTTATCTTTGCTGCGCTTGGTgaaaacaaccatgcacacatacacaggTAGACATGCAAAACCCTCACacactggcaaaaaaataaataaaaacaacaaaaaaatttttttttttttttttacagtgaccACAAGGAACTACTGGACTCCCTTCACACATTTGTTTGCTTgttaattgtctttttttttatttgtttgtaaacaaTGTTTGTACTGTGAATGTGATTCATTCTCCAACTGTATAGTTGTGAATAATTCAGAAGATTATTATTTATGCTGTCCGTCTCTCCTTTTTGCCTTGGTGTTTGTTCTTCACTTTGAATTGTGTTGACAAAGTAGAATGCAATAgtgcgtgtgcgtgcgtgtgtgtgtgtgtacttaaCTAACAGTCTGAAAACAATGGTGCTAAGTTTGGACTGTGCCTGAtcttatttattgtaaattgaaatcagaaaaaaaaaaaacaatttgaatacTTGGTGCTCTACACAGGGACATTCGTTAGGCCGaatttttttggcatttcttTTCTCATATTTAATATGCTATTGTCTCAGTTTTTAGCCTAGTGTACAGCAGTAGACACCGTCTAATGATGATAAAGCTCTCCAGTAGCTGCCTCAGAGTCTGAGTAAATAGGTGTTGATGTTTCTCCTACAGAGGGTTTTCATATGTAGTCAGACTGCTTTTTCTCTCAGAAGTGAGCTTCTTATCTCTCAGTGAATAAGACAcactgtttttctattttgttttgttgtaagtCTCCATCAAAGTTTTATAAAGTATGTATCTATTTACATTACATCtatataagtaaataaatatatatgtatatagctatatatatatacatatatatagagAGTAATGAGGGATGTTTGGTGCTCACATTCTGACCCTTATTTTCAGCCTGTTAAACAGGAGGCTTGAAGCCAAGCTGAGCAAAGCATTACCACCTCGGGACCTTAAACATGGCAGCGCAGCACCACCTGAATCCTCgtgatgtaaacaaaacaggACTAGATActcaaactgtgtgtgtgtttgtatttaagtgctcacacacacacaccggtgCTGTAGCTTGGACACGCTTCGAATCCAGCACTAGAACTGTTATCACTTTAATCAGGTGTTTTtaactctttgttttctttggttttggaCCCAGattctgcagaagaagaaataaaagaaagaaagaaatggtgCTTCTGTTTCAATGCAACGTCACTTCAGTTTTTACTAACTAGATCTTTTACTGGTGCATAAAAACGCCACGTCGGCGTCTTCTCCCACACTTGTCTCTTGATCTCTTACTGACGAGGCCGAACTTTGTCAAGTGACCGTGTTTGTGTAACCGCGAACAGACATGCTGATGTAAAGTAATTTGTGTTGATGATCGAGAGCAGCAATGCTTCCTTTTAAACCTTATAGAGGAATTACACTTAAGCTCAGTTATGTGTGggtgctgtttttattttctttctccccaCTCTTACCGGTGCATATCTAAGGGAAGAATATTGAAAGCTTTATAGTCAAAACCTCCTGTCCTGTGCACTTCCCATGTAAACCAATGTTCTCACATGTGAGTGTTTAAACGAACAGAAGTAAGTCATTTTCAGACGTAGTTAGAGACTAGTCCATTTGTTACCAGCACTGAGAggtattttgtaattattgttgatgctgtttggattatttttttttctctcttcctatTCTTGGTGTTTGATACAATTGCAGTTACATGTCATGCTTTCTATGGTGTATGCAGATTCCTGTCGGGTTTTATTACTACTATTCAGACGGACAGCACGGTGCTCTCCTTCACTTAAAATAAAGACTTGCAGCTTTTGATAGATCCTACCCTCCTGTTGTGCTGCAGGGTTTTATGGTTCCAACATGTTCAACCTGAGCTCACTTTGTTGCTTTTCGGACGGCCCAGTCAGACTCTTAGGGCTTTCCCTTGGAGGTGATTTGATGCATGTGCCACTAAGAAAAGTCAGTGCTATAAAAGGTTAAATGTGCTCAATATAGCTTTCAATCAGTTTTGTAGTAATGCGCTCAGTAATATTTGAAATTCaagctttgtttttgcttctttttttttgcgaTACTCCTGGTACGTCTTTGGTAGATGTGAGTTTTTGCACTCAATGCTGTTTACTTCGAATCCTGCCAAAGGTCTTAACTCAGGAACCTTCCAACAGTTTTCtagaaacaacttttttttttcttttttttttataaaagtacaTGGAGTCCCTGTAGAATCTAAGCTCAGGACAAATTCACTCTGTGAGCAtgctttaaagcaaaaacaataaataaataataataataaaaatctgtctGTGATGTCCTCGGACTGATTCCTACTGGCGCATGCGTCCACTCTCCCAAGTGAAGTCGACCCCTTGTGAGTCGCTGTGATCTCCGGAAAGCCGTGAAATGTGCTTTTGACATCTTCCTCATCTCACAAATGCCTCTGTCTCGAGATGTGTCACCAAGAAGGAGGTTGGTCGTCCTCTCTGTCCAGGTCCCTTCGCCTGTGTCGGGACGGGCAGCGTAGGACAGACGTAACCTCGTCTGTGCGTGTGGTGACTGATTGGTGAAGCCAGGGCAGGTTTGAGGTGCAATAATAGCAAACCGACTTTCCAAAAGGCCCTGGgttttttctgaaacaattgTTACTGTTTGATGTTGGTGCTTTTATCCTATGatgttgaaatgaaacaaaatggaattagtgggggttttttttctgccttttatgtttattaataaaaatgtttcatatgaTATTGACGCATCTTGGTGTTCAGTGTATTTAATCCTGACTCAAGTGTGTGTTTCACTGGGAGAATCATTGACTTTcaacaaaattaatataaatacacaAGCAGGGTTACTGTAGGATTCTAGGAGTATTATTTGAAATCAAGACTTTAGATAAATTAAATTCACCCCATAACTTACACAAGTAGAATATAACTCGTAAGTTAAATTAATAGGgagtttttttaatgatttgtaCAAAATAGAACAAGATAcattgactttgtgtttttttatttataataaatacatattcAGGTTCACAATTTTTGTCATGAGGGCAACTTTAATGCAGACACTATTGTGTTGGAGTAAActtcatattcatttattttggtgtttttggcTTTGAGTGAATGTTTCCATGTGAAACCTTGTTAAAGGAATACTTCCTCATGAGTAAGTAGTGGATAATGCAACAAgaaaaattttattgtaattgtcTAACCATTTGTAAATTAGTTTcagaaaatggtttattttataaaacagaacaaatgtcGACAAGTACAAAGAAAAGGTGTCTCATCTGAATTACACAAAGGACTTTGAATGAGAAAAATGAAGTtgtatttaagacttttaaggCCTGAAATTAAGAATATCAATGACCCAAAAAGAAGCTTTGATTTTAAGCACAAATTGCTGACTAAGACTTCTTTCACATTACTCCCAACTTTAATAAACGTTATTGATTCAATTTAAGAGACCAACAGAAAGCAGCAAATTGTTGTAAAGTGGAATGGAAATCCTGCTTTCGAAATATCTTTAATAGCTAAATTCCAAAAACACTGACATGCTTCCAGCCCCCCTTTTTACGCTGATGGCCCATAGTTAGTCTGCAGAGTCTGCCTGTGTCTCACGACGTTTCTTGGTCCAGGAAGCCAGCAGGCGAATCAAGGATAAAGTTACGGGGGAGTTTGAAGGAGGGTTAGATTATAgaacaatatcccaagctttgaacacacacacacacagacactctCCATCCAGTCCAACTGAGTTTGATTTATCTTCCAATAAGATTGGGCAAAGCTGTAATTGGCATGATCAAATGTCATGTTCATGgtgctaaataaaaaagcacatcACCCCTTTCAGATTATTcgtgaaagcagaaaaaaaatgcatccaaaGCCGTTCATCATTGTTCTTCCATTTCACCActatgctatataaataaataacatttccatTTTCCCTGAGAAAATGAAGCTTTCTCTCCTGCCACTTGGTGCTGACAGAGTAGCGATGTCCATGAATGGGTCGTGCCTTTATCTCCTGGGATTCAGAGGCGCTTCATCAGCCCTGAGACCTTGACTGTCTGCAAAACAAGGCTGTATTGGTGAGAACCTGAAGGGAGTAACGTCTCTATAGGGAATCTGTTTCTCCTGTCTGCTACAATTTCAGATACTCCATAGCCAGAACTATTTCACGAGAAAACATGAATGGTTCCgtttttttgtgtcttcttTTATCATAATGTTTAATCAAACGATgctaaattttttaaattaaattctggaTCTTCCAAAAGGAGAAATATATTCCTTTTGAATAAATGCCTTAATTGGTGTCATTAAAAGTAGTAAGTGAAAACTTTTGATACACTACTATTATAATTTAAGCCTGTGTTTAAAACTAATAACAGATTTGCAAACTTTCTTTAAACTCCATTTAAGCCATGCTGTTATAAATGTGCTGTGTTTCCTggtaaatattttgtagaattGTAGATGTAATTTTTCAACACTTGTAAGCTATATTGTGTACTACTACTTGGCAGTATTAGTAGAGAAAACAACACCTAATGGTCCACCAttaatctgtgttttgtttcaagTTAAATCCTCCCTTTATGCTTATTTTTGCTCTGACTTCTCAAAATTAAAGGTGTTCAACAAGCCACCCCAACCTGCCTTCTGCCTTTCTGAGCGGTGAACATTTCAAGGACACATcagctgccttttttttttgtttttttttaaaattatttcagtgcCCCACTCCTGTGTTAGTGAGAAGGAAAAGGTGGGAGGATGTTACTCCCATCCGCCAGAGACTGACCCAAACTAAATAGGCAGCTCAGAGACGTCTGACCGCACAGGTGTTCACACCGGCAGTGAAACATGTTCTTGTTGATCCTGCTCTGGAGCAGCTTTGGTCCTGCAGTAACAGGTCAGGCTGTGATGCGAGGTGGCATATGTCCATATCTAGCTTGTTTGTTCTGCAGCTCTTCTGATTTGATCCCTCCGTATTCCAGCTTCCGCAGCGCATCGGGATGCCCCCTGCTTTGTGGACGACTTGGTGGCAGCTCTCCATAACGCCACGGGGAAAGATGGTGAACTTCTGGCCAGCAGCCCGGCTTCGTTTGGGATCTGCAGTGAATCCGACAGTTCATCCCGATTGGTCCTGTCAGAACTCAGCGTAGGAATACAAGGGAACGACCGAAGAGGCGTGGAGGTTTTGGAACCGGCTGCAGGTATCGTCGTTTACAATCTACgacccttttttgttttttttttgtttttttaaaagagattttattatttttgtcatgctTGCATGTTTTTTCTCCTCTAGTGCTTGTGTCAGACGAAGATGATCAGGAGAGCATCATGGTAACCTTTGACCTCCCGCAATCCCAATTATTGAAGCTGAAACCGGTGCTGGTCTTAGCATTTAAAAGCCCCCTTACAGATGGAGAGCTGGACGTCATTTTCTCTAGTCAGTCTCTGCAGCCAAACACACaggtacagaaaacaaaaaacactctgttgtaaaaatgtgggacattttttatgtgttaagAAAATTATCCACATCATGGCAAGTCCAAGAGTATTTGGGACCTcaagcagaatttgatttagCACCCCTCTTCCACTTGATCACCAATAATTCTTCAAAATTGTCTAAGTTTGATTATCATGCCATTAACTTAATGCATAGTCCGCTAGCAAGTTAAAAGTCACATAGTCTATATTGCAGAATATAATTAACTTGACCATCAAATCAAGTTAATTACATCACATTATGCAGCAAAAATACAGCATTGAGTAAACTGCagaaattgaatgttttttttgttgttttttttagtatgcATTTAGTCTTAGAGGTTGTATCCAGTGTACAGTGTTTCAATGCAGGCTAGTAAAGTTGGGgccttttaaattatttttccttgaaagcacaaaaaatctacctttttttgttagttatttTTAGTGAGCATCAGAAAACGTTTTGAATGTTGATATTAAATTATGGAATGACtaatgaattaatattttccttGGTAGAATATTTGtccagtttgaaaaaaaacaaaaaaaacattttattaagtttGCTATCCATGAACATtgaaagcatgtttttttttttttaaattgggtCATTCTGGAGTTTTTTTGGGGGAACCCTTAGCGGCAGCAGCAACTTAGTGTAAGATTtgtcttattgttttttgaATTTAATACCAATTGTTTTTCCCAGACATTGCAGGTTTCACTGTGTTCTGAccacaagattttttttctagtctgCTTGCATTTCAGGGAGGACGTTGTACATCCTGCTAACAGGAAAATCATCTGAGGGAAATGTGGAACAGAAGTGGAATATTTCTGTTCAGGCAAAATCCCCCGGCACGAGTAAGACatattgcttatttttgttttcaatgtgTCATCTTCGACCACCTTACGTTTCCTGTCATGCAGGACAAAGCCTGAAAGACGTCCTGATTGGTGGAAAATCAGGAAGCGACGTTCGCCTGACTCCgcttctgcttttctctgcagaaacaGGAACCGATACGAGGCAGGTTTGGGTTTCACGTTCCTTCTTTCAAGTGATGTGGTGCTTGATTGAGTTCTCATTGTCCTCTCTGTCTTCAGACATGCAAACAGGTCGGGTTCATCAACGGCCTCCTCCCAGACAATTTCCCTCTCCTTCCTGTGTGAGCTGCGACGCTTCCTTGATGCCGGCCTGCCGCATCAACACGCCGAGCCCCTTCTGCTGCGGCTCGACTCCCTGCAGTCCCTTCCTCCCCTGGCTCTTGGCCTTTCCACCAGCGAGACCCTGCTGGCGGAGATCATTAACTCCTCTGCCCCGACTATCTTTTCCTTCAGCAGCTGGAGCTCCAGCTTCCCGGTCCGTCCTGGACAGCTGGCCCTCTCCCCTGCTCTGCTGGGGGAACTGGGGCAGAGGCTGGAAATGAATGAGCGGCAGATGAGGGAGTTGATAAGGCAGGGAATGGTGCCTCAAAGAGCATCAGAGAAGCTGGAGAGGCTGAAGCAGCTCAGTGCTTTTCAGAAGCAAGATTTGTCAGCAGAAGGTGTGTTGAGGCAAAAGCATCAGCCTCTTGTTTATGCctgatatatatttaaaaaaaaatctataaaacaacatcttattttctgtttcaaacagGAGAGAGCCAGTACTGCGCTTTCCTCCTCCTGA
It encodes:
- the amh gene encoding LOW QUALITY PROTEIN: muellerian-inhibiting factor (The sequence of the model RefSeq protein was modified relative to this genomic sequence to represent the inferred CDS: substituted 1 base at 1 genomic stop codon), with protein sequence MCHQEGGWSSSLSRSLRLCRDGQPSAAHRDAPCFVDDLVAALHNATGKDGELLASSPASFGICSESDSSSRLVLSELSVGIQGNDRRGVEVLEPAAVLVSDEDDQESIMVTFDLPQSQLLKLKPVLVLAFKSPLTDGELDVIFSICLHFREDVVHPANRKIIXGKCGTEVEYFCSGKIPRSGSSTASSQTISLSFLCELRRFLDAGLPHQHAEPLLLRLDSLQSLPPLALGLSTSETLLAEIINSSAPTIFSFSSWSSSFPVRPGQLALSPALLGELGQRLEMNERQMRELIRQGMVPQRASEKLERLKQLSAFQKQDLSAEGESQYCAFLLLKALQMVTRAYSIQRKLRAARAGPSTRGPTCGLGSLTVFLTDLVSGLLGPQSTDLNNCRGSCAIPLNNINNHAVLLTYHIERGNVNERGPCCVPLAYDPLEVIVLNDEGSFLTSKPDMVAKECGCR